A window from Dysidea avara chromosome 2, odDysAvar1.4, whole genome shotgun sequence encodes these proteins:
- the LOC136247946 gene encoding uncharacterized protein: MDALKRHRLSRRGYRSHLTRIIAATKDNIERDPSELTESDYTSLVDWQKQLDRKKEILTDIDAKIIGLIEEEGELESEVLETEEIQETISQQAAQVDRVLRLYRHTHPDPSTVVTRVTPPQVPTSDENNEESTASSETVSIPATDDTHHTQVIPHNTETQTLPVTVTHPENHVSTLHESHATHPVIPTNAVTSESHVAPLPASHLSSSSGATTRLPKLSIPVFSGEPLQWQSFWDCFEAAVHNNSSLSNIQKLSYLRAQLQHDAARVVAGFPLTGVNYEHSVTLLRQRYGQPHKLVNAHMNALLEMHNPMNSSSALQLFYDAVESHARSLSSLGKSRETYGSLLVPIILNKLPADVRVNLARQHGSDEWTIDELQGALLTEIRILEMGSHHPQPNSTQFTASFHASSVRKSSRTASDLPTPKKPTCAYCKGPHAPGTCESIKDHQKRLDIIKREKLCFNCLGHHRVSSCNSKYRCRKCGRKHHTSICSEITRNGTQVQPSSQPATSETQATGNTVNTNSTASLTALAHPPSHSMLVKDNTCLLKTAVATITSSSYAETKANVLFDEGSQRSFLTQELADFLSLKPYKKEDISLAAFGANQSHHKSMAVATVYVKTQSKEHIPLSVLIIPTIAVPLKISATAIVRTLPYLHGLQLAHPVNTDGDFNISLLIGVDHYWDIVEDHIIRGDGPTATSSKIGYLLSGPVSHTHSLNVVTSALHVSTQHNEDHNIQKFYDLETTGIAVENNSDKQFLQGY, from the coding sequence ATGGATGCACTCAAGCGTCATCGCTTATCACGTCGCGGATATAGAAGTCACCTTACCAGAATAATTGCTGCAACTAAAGATAATATTGAAAGAGACCCCAGTGAGCTTACAGAATCAGATTACACCTCATTAGTGGACTGGCAGAAGCAACTTGATCGAAAGAAGGAGATCCTCACTGATATTGATGCTAAGATAATTGGTCTTATTGAAGAAGAAGGGGAACTGGAATCTGAGGTTCTTGAAACTGAAGAGATCCAAGAGACAATCTCCCAACAGGCAGCTCAAGTTGATAGAGTTTTAAGACTATATCGCCACACTCATCCAGACCCCAGTACTGTTGTAACAAGAGTCACTCCACCGCAGGTCCCAACTTCTGATGAGAACAATGAAGAGTCTACTGCCTCATCTGAAACAGTGAGTATACCTGCTACAGATGACACTCACCATACACAAGTGATTCCACACAACACTGAAACACAAACACTACCAGTCACAGTCACACACCCAGAGAATCATGTGAGCACACTCCATGAAAGCCATGCCACACATCCAGTAATCCCCACAAATGCTGTCACCTCAGAAAGCCATGTAGCCCCACTCCCAGCAAGCCACTTATCAAGCAGTAGTGGAGCTACCACCCGTCTACCTAAGCTCAGTATTCCCGTTTTCTCAGGTGAACCATTACAGTGGCAGTCCTTCTGGGACTGTTTCGAGGCAGCCGTACACAATAACTCATCTCTAAGTAATATTCAGAAGTTAAGCTATCTACGTGCACAACTACAACATGATGCTGCAAGGGTTGTGGCTGGTTTCCCACTAACAGGAGTCAATTATGAGCATTCAGTCACTTTACTGCGACAAAGATATGGCCAACCACATAAGCTAGTAAACGCTCACATGAACGCCCTACTTGAGATGCACAATCCAATGAACTCATCATCAGCTCTACAACTATTCTATGATGCAGTTGAAAGTCACGCACGAAGCCTCTCTTCACTTGGCAAGTCCCGGGAGACATATGGTTCGCTGTTAGTCCCTATCATACTGAACAAGCTTCCAGCAGATGTCAGAGTCAACTTGGCAAGACAGCACGGCAGTGATGAGTGGACCATTGATGAACTACAAGGTGCTTTACTGACAGAGATCAGAATTTTAGAAATGGGTTCTCACCACCCCCAACCTAACTCAACTCAGTTTACAGCTTCATTTCATGCAAGTTCTGTTCGTAAATCTTCACGTACTGCAAGTGATCTCCCAACTCCGAAGAAGCCAACATGTGCGTACTGCAAGGGACCTCATGCTCCTGGTACCTGTGAATCCATCAAGGACCACCAGAAACGTTTGGACATAATTAAGCGAGAGAAATTGTGCTTCAACTGTTTGGGCCATCATAGAGTGTCTAGTTGCAACTCCAAGTATCGGTGTCGTAAATGTGGCCGTAAGCACCACACAAGTATCTGTAGTGAAATAACTAGAAATGGAACTCAAGTACAGCCATCTTCTCAACCAGCAACCTCTGAAACACAGGCCACAGGGAACACTGTCAATACAAACTCAACAGCTTCACTCACTGCTCTGGCCCATCCTCCATCGCACAGCATGCTTGTCAAAGACAACACTTGCCTGTTGAAAACTGCTGTAGCAACAATTACTTCCTCCTCATATGCAGAAACTAAGGCCAACGTACTATTTGACGAAGGGTCTCAACGTTCCTTCCTGACCCAAGAATTGGCAGATTTTTTATCACTGAAGCCTTACAAGAAAGAAGACATTTCTCTTGCTGCATTTGGTGCGAATCAATCACACCACAAGAGCATGGCAGTTGCAACTGTGTATGTCAAGACGCAATCCAAGGAACACATTCCTTTATCAGTCCTTATCATCCCTACCATTGCCGTCCCACTGAAGATAAGTGCTACCGCCATAGTAAGAACACTACCATATCTGCATGGATTACAGTTAGCCCACCCTGTCAACACAGATGGAGACTTCAATATCTCCCTCCTCATAGGAGTTGACCACTACTGGGACATAGTGGAAGACCACATCATTAGAGGGGACGGTCCAACTGCTACTAGTTCTAAGATTGGTTACCTGCTTTCAGGACCAGTTTCACATACACACTCTCTCAATGTAGTAACGAGTGCCCTTCACGTATCCACCCAGCACAATGAAGATCACAACATCCAAAAGTTTTACGACCTTGAGACAACTGGAATAGCAGTAGAGAACAATTCAGACAAACAGTTTTTACAAGGGTACTAG
- the LOC136247947 gene encoding uncharacterized protein, translating to MYRFKTVLFGAVSSPFMLYAALYHHLQCYNTPLSHDIQANLYVDNIVSGCETELAATQYYKQARVIMSEAKFNLRSWVSNSSQLSLITRQENTADSTVPANVLGVHWRTDTDKLSLIPKNTTLATINLIIKREVLQDSSKVFDPLGLAAPVTIRSKLLMQTLWQKHLEWDEPLAPELCEQWQSIVTDIKQLPQFNINRRYFTITYEKNNVQLHVFADASTKAYGAVAFLKLQQESSFVMAKSRVAPLKRPTLPRLELMAALTATHLAKFIIDSLQLYNTSVFMWTDSQIVLYWIHGKKTLPQFVSSRVSQIHNVLPSVSWRFCSTNDNPADLLTRGITYDQLQSSLMWLKGPPWLLSDNLWPEWKPTEALQLQVSIVEAEETTQPETQSITSVEDTSLHYILDVSAYHSLSRLLNVTAYILRFVRNIRRPSIKYSGPISPAERTQANLKWIQTVQQQSFPAEIQNINSQSSRLPLVRQLRLFIDKGGLIRCGGRIHNAPVSELVKFPYLLPAKHPFTGIIVYAVHEKHLHAGVTSTLTAIRQSYWIPGARQLIRKLLRHCVICRKTEGKPYQTPDPPPLVKCRVQETQPFEVTGVDFTGALYVRDTGKESKVYVCLFTCAVTRAVHLEIVTDLTTENFLQAFRRFSSRKSLPKFMLSDNASTYLAAADELNKLFSCEILLDALSRKGVTWKFIPKRAPWYGGFWERLIGLTKASLKKVLGRSYVSLLDLQTIIVEIEAILNDRPLTYVSPDLKDPEPLTPAHLLYGRRIVSLPHPITEEDEISDPDYSSNSEGKRRARTITVLLNNFWRRWRTEYLTSLREFHRATGNNSQTVKKGEIVLVHDDTPRASWKLAVIEDVITGHDGLIRAVNIRTSSGRTNRPISRLYPLEITSKTDVEPVNSDATNSRDKLDSESNQQNTSQPQDIRPTRQAAMKARARVAEWTSVLRGPPEDVND from the coding sequence ATGTACCGCTTCAAGACAGTACTCTTCGGAGCTGTAAGTTCACCATTTATGTTGTATGCTGCACTGTACCATCATTTACAATGCTATAACACACCACTCTCACATGACATCCAAGCCAATTTATATGTTGATAATATTGTGTCAGGGTGTGAGACAGAATTGGCTGCAACCCAGTATTACAAACAGGCTAGAGTCATTATGTCAGAGGCCAAATTTAACTTAAGATCATGGGTATCGAATAGTTCACAACTTAGTTTGATAACACGTCAGGAAAACACTGCTGACTCCACTGTACCTGCTAATGTCCTTGGTGTCCACTGGCGTACCGATACAGATAAACTATCACTCATACCCAAGAACACCACTTTGGCTACCATAAATCTAATTATTAAGCGTGAAGTCCTTCAAGACTCATCTAAGGTGTTTGACCCACTTGGACTAGCGGCTCCAGTTACCATCCGCTCCAAGCTTCTAATGCAAACCCTCTGGCAAAAACACCTGGAATGGGATGAACCACTTGCACCTGAGCTCTGTGAGCAATGGCAGTCTATAGTCACAGACATCAAGCAGTTACCACAGTTTAACATCAATAGACGATACTTTACCATCACTTATGAGAAAAACAATGTACAACTTCATGTATTTGCTGACGCCAGCACCAAGGCCTATGGTGCTGTAGCATTTCTCAAGCTACAACAGGAGTCTTCATTTGTTATGGCAAAATCCCGTGTTGCTCCACTCAAGCGTCCAACCTTACCTCGCTTGGAGCTCATGGCTGCATTGACAGCTACACATCTGGCCAAATTTATCATTGATTCCTTACAACTATACAACACCTCTGTTTTTATGTGGACTGACAGCCAGATTGTGTTGTACTGGATCCATGGCAAGAAGACCCTTCCACAGTTTGTTTCTTCTCGAGTAAGTCAGATTCACAATGTACTACCGTCAGTTTCCTGGAGATTTTGCTCAACCAATGACAACCCAGCAGACCTTCTGACAAGAGGTATTACTTATGACCAGCTACAGTCTTCCTTGATGTGGCTTAAGGGACCACCTTGGTTACTGTCTGATAACCTTTGGCCAGAGTGGAAACCTACAGAAGCCCTTCAGCTACAAGTTTCAATAGTGGAAGCCGAAGAGACTACTCAACCAGAGACACAAAGTATTACCTCCGTGGAAGACACTAGCCTTCACTATATTCTTGATGTTTCAGCATACCATAGCCTATCACGACTCCTCAATGTCACTGCATATATTTTAAGATTTGTGAGAAACATAAGAAGGCCATCCATCAAGTACTCAGGCCCTATCTCCCCTGCAGAGCGTACACAAGCTAACTTGAAATGGATCCAAACTGTACAACAGCAATCATTCCCTGCCGAAATCCAGAACATCAATTCTCAATCAAGTCGTTTACCTTTAGTTCGTCAACTCCGTCTATTCATAGACAAAGGTGGACTCATTCGTTGTGGCGGGAGGATTCATAATGCCCCAGTCTCTGAACTGGTGAAATTTCCTTACTTGCTACCAGCCAAACACCCATTCACCGGAATCATTGTCTATGCAGTCCATGAGAAGCATCTACATGCTGGAGTGACATCGACATTGACAGCCATCAGACAGAGCTACTGGATTCCTGGTGCAAGACAGTTGATACGGAAACTTCTTAGACATTGTGTGATCTGCAGGAAGACTGAAGGAAAGCCATATCAAACACCGGATCCACCTCCCCTTGTCAAGTGTAGAGTTCAAGAGACGCAACCCTTTGAAGTGACCGGTGTGGATTTCACTGGCGCATTATATGTGAGAGACACAGGTAAAGAGAGTAAAGTGTATGTGTGCCTCTTTACTTGCGCAGTGACCAGAGCCGTGCATCTTGAGATAGTAACTGACCTCACCACCGAGAACTTTCTACAAGCCTTCAGGAGATTTAGCAGTCGCAAGTCTTTGCCCAAGTTTATGTTATCGGACAATGCGTCCACTTACTTAGCAGCTGCAGATGAACTCAACAAGTTGTTCAGTTGCGAGATCCTACTAGATGCTTTAAGCCGGAAGGGAGTTACATGGAAATTCATCCCAAAGCGTGCCCCTTGGTACGGGGGATTTTGGGAGCGACTTATCGGGTTGACTAAGGCTTCCCTTAAGAAGGTACTCGGAAGATCGTATGTGAGTCTACTTGATCTACAAACAATAATCGTAGAAATCGAAGCCATTCTCAATGACCGTCCATTAACATATGTCTCCCCTGACCTTAAGGACCCAGAACCACTCACTCCAGCacacttgctgtatggtaggagGATCGTTTCTCTCCCACATCCAATAACCGAAGAAGATGAGATTAGTGACCCTGATTACAGCTCCAACTCAGAAGGGAAAAGGAGAGCAAGAACCATAACAGTGTTATTGAACAACTTCTGGAGAAGATGGAGGACAGAGTACCTTACATCCCTCAGGGAATTCCATCGTGCAACAGGAAATAACTCCCAGACAGTCAAGAAGGGTGAAATTGTTTTAGTCCATGATGACACACCCAGAGCCAGTTGGAAACTCGCAGTAATCGAGGATGTCATTACTGGACATGATGGACTCATCAGAGCTGTTAACATTCGCACAAGCAGTGGCAGGACAAATAGACCTATAAGCAGACTTTACCCACTCGAGATAACAAGTAAGACCGATGTTGAACCTGTTAACTCAGATGCTACCAATAGCCGGGACAAGTTAGATTCTGAGAGCAATCAGCAGAATACATCACAGCCACAGGACATCCGCCCCACAAGACAAGCAGCTATGAAGGCCCGTGCAAGAGTAGCCGAATGGACCAGTGTCTTGCGtggccccccggaggatgtcaatGATTAG